The Solanum lycopersicum chromosome 2, SLM_r2.1 DNA window TTTCTTGATCAGTGGTGCACATTGTGAAATCTGGTAATGAGCCTACTCCTCTACCCTCTCTACTTAAATATTATACTTTCTCTATGGAAGTGCATATAATCCTCGTATCATACTCTTGCCACTAGAACCCTACCATAggaatttcattttcttttgaatcaatgatATCAAAGCCCCTTAACGCCTTTAGGATACAGAAAAGTTGTGTTCCTCTTTCCATTACATGCTTGtgccttttcttctttttatcttttgtgaCGTACCataccttttttcttctttgattaccGGTAAATTTCTGAGGGACACTATCGCTCATTTCGTAACTCGTAGATAATCCCTCCCAAACCCTTCTCCATGTTTATCCTAGTTGATTGTAGTCGTTTACTGGTCTCGCCTCATTTTTTACCCTGTTATTATTCTTGCCTTACAAAGTTTAGGTATCCGAGGAATTTTCTGTGGTCAAGATATgcctttttctattttcaacTTTCGTGCAACATTCCATGTAGAAGCTGCTAACATCACCATCATCTGGACTGTCCACTTAATTAGGTTTCatctttttgttgttttcctTTCATCCCTCCACTGTAGGTGTCTCTGCTTCACCGATTACCTTCTAgtactttttattttgtataatattggaTTGAGATGAGCTTAAATGGAGTGACATAGTCAGTGAGGGTTCGTATAGCTAACCCCAACTTGTTTGTGATTGGGGCACATAGTTGTTTTAAAGAATGCTATTTCCAGAATTCCATCTGCATTATCTTATTGCGGTGGGGAGTATTCTTGCTTCCGATAATCAGAAAATACCACATGATCCGGAAAGCTGTTGTAATAACTTGAAAATTTGACGCTgtagaagtaataaatttttcattgtACTCAGTCATACTGATGAATATTGGTATTAGCTTGCCAGCTTGCTTATCTGGATCTACCAGACAACAAGCTATGGATTTGCTTTTACAATTATCTCTTACTCGACTACAGTATCTTATATATTTTCCGACAATGGCAGTGTGGACTTTTGTAATCTGTTCCTTCTGCAGTTAAggtgataaaatattaaaccaTGCAATTTATATGACATGATTTTGGTTGATAACTTGTTTGCAGGGATCTTCACTTTGTGTAATGAACATTGACGATTTTCGGCATGGAGAAGATTCATATGACACACTCAGGGGTCACACTGCCAAAATTACTTCTCTGAGGTTATAGTTgctatatattttctttttatttaggaGTAAGCACATGTGGTAAACCAGATGGATATGTCAACAGAAGTTCTAGATTATCCAATTCAGGATCATTTACTTCACTTATAAATACATTACATCTTAGTTTGTCAATTCTTTTTAATGTGTATCAATAGCCATAATACTACTAACTGCAGATCAATTCCATTTGAAGAGACATGCTTGTATAGTAGCAAGGGGCAGAAAAGTGATAATCTTTTTGTAACCTCAAGCTTGGACCATTCAATTCGGCTATGGTGGAAGgtagtttaaataaataaagatgagTTGTAGTTCACTAAACTTTTATCTGAATACTTGTGTTAATGAGCTTATGGAACTCCTGATCCAATTTTACCCTGTCTGTCATATTCTAATCTGCATATTCTTTAgttgaatttctttttaactttttgtttctaattttaagttttgtttTCACTATATCATGGATTTGTCGTACTTATTGTGTTACCATTTTGTTCTTTGCTGAATATCATTTTCCAATTGCAAAAGCaagaaacaaaataatcttTTGATGCATCATAGCTGGCCTATAGTCTACAAGGATTGTGCAGAAGTATGTTTAATTTATGATGCAGGTTCCATCAGTGGAACTATTGATGTTTTGTAGCTTGCCACCTAGGGAGTATGGCTTTTTTTTAGTTAGATGAATGTCAGGTTCAATGCATATGATATGAGCATGCATCAGTTTCTGGTTATGTTCGTTTTAGATTCCATGTATGGGTATCCAATCTCTTAAATAACTATGTTGTCCATCACTTTCTTAGTATTGCCTGTGGGTTTCATTCCTAGGGGAGTTGTCAAAGAAGCTTCAGAATCTGTAATGTTTCAGTTTCCGCAATTTCAGACAAATTGTTGGGTGATCATCCGAGTAAAATACTTGCAAGCGGTGGTTCAGATGGAATTGTTCGATTATGGTCCCTTGATTGTAGTGGAAAGCGCAGCCAAGATGATTTAAAGGCTGTTCTATACGGGCATGATAAACCTGCAGTGCTGATGTCAGTTGCTGGgtatgatttaattatttttgcataTATGTTgcaattatcaatattattatccTGTTGTGCTGCAAAACCTTCTTGCTTGGGAGTTTGGCATCTAGCTTTGCTTATCTAGCTGCCAGTTTTAGGTGAACAATGAAGATTTGTTTCTTTTCTCCATGCATCATTGCAACCGAAGCAGTCTTTGGTTTTAGTCAAACTATCCTTTATCTCTAGAGTACAGATTTCAAGAAACTAGTATCTCCAAGGTAATATAGCAATCTAGAAGGAGCTTACATTAGCTTCAGGTTTATTTGTTGTCAATCGAAGTTAAAAAGCTCCCTTGctaaattttagatttagaaTATTGAGGAGGTATAGGAGTTGAGGTTTGCTAAATTCTAATCATCAATTTTAGTCAATCTTCTCAACTGTCTTATTGTTGGAATCTCTCTGGTTTCAGGCACAAGACATCTCTTCTAGTGAGCATATCAAGGAACTCCAAGGTATAGTAATTTGTGTTGGCACATTTAAGTTTGACTTATGAGCAAGCGACACCCAAAGTGGCAAATTTGAGTGGTTCTAAGATTTTCCATGACATTTTGTTTGATTCTGTTGATGTATATTTGCAAatcttgttttgagttattatatcttttttatttgcaTTGATTCTGCTGTTATTTAGTATAAAAACTTTTGATTCGAGTATTAGCAGAATCTGTTCTTAATTTGAACTCATATTTGAAACCAAGTGAAAATCCATAAAGAAGTTCCTTCTCTTGTTTATTAGTCCTCTTGGTGTTTGTAGTTAAAATCTTGTAATGCTGTTTTTGTTAGGAAGGAAAAGGGGGTGACAAAAGGAACTTGAAAGCAAGCTCCTACTGCTTCACTTTTTCTCTCTAGAAAAGTAGAAACATGAGGAGGTTGAGCTAGGTCATGTGGCGTCTCTTCAGGGGATCGTTTATTCTGTTATCTTACATAGTTTCCTAACCATCCAAGATTGCCTCTGAACTCGACTTTCCCCACAAGCATGAAATATGTAACACCTTGCTAGTGCGATACTTGTGTGTTTATCACAATTTTCCCCTTCTAAAACCAAGTGAGTTGAATTCCGTAATCATTGAGCAGCATTATCTGTTCTTATGATGCATCTTTGCTTTTCGTGAAGCGTGATAATTAACCATGTGATTGTAAGTTCTGCTCCTTAAACCACATACTTTAAAGTAAATATGTACAGAAAACTCCAGGCCTTCCTAGTAAGAATTAGTATCCTCCAAAGCTATTATCTCTGTGATCTCATTTACATAATCTAGTTTACACGATTTCTTTTGGCTTAGAATCAATGGTCCTTTACTTTAATTTCTCAATGCAGGTGATAGTTTGGGACACTGCTACTTCATCTGCCAATCGTTCTTCATGCTGTGTGGGAAAGAGCACTGTGCCTGGTGCACCTAAAGCAATGAAGTGTCATGAATCACTGATCTATATTGCAGCTGGTACCTCTGTTGTTGCAATTGATATAAGAACAATGCGTCAAGTTTTCAAAGTGAACCATCAAGAAGAAGTACATTCATTTCAAATGTTGCCAGAGAAATCATTGATGTGCACAGGGTTAGCTCAAAGGTATTCTCTTTCGAACTCATATGGTTGACTTTGTTTGATAAGTAGTTGCGTCGTTATGCATCAAGTGGCTTCTGTACTATCGTGGTTGTTTGTGTGCTAATGCAAATGGTGTTGTCAGAGCAATGCTTTGGGATGTGAGAAGAGGGTGTGACATACACAAGGGAGAAGCAGTAGCTGAATTAGATGGACATAGAGGCAATGTAAGCCTCTTGCACATGGATCCCTACAAGATTGTTAGTGGTGGGCTGAAGGATTTCCAGGTACATGTTTGGGAGACGGGGAACGGTAGACAATTAACTTCATTGAATTGCTGCTCTCTATCTGATTCTCGTCAAGGCTATCGGTGTTCTGCAATGGCTGTCAATGGAAGTCGTATACTAACAGCTTGTAATGACGGACACTTCAGTGACTTGTGTTTCCGGGACTTTAACAACGCCACGATTCCTTCTCTCTCTTCCGATTCAAGCATTCTCCAATCAAAGTTCTGGGCTCCTAAATCACAAAGTGATACTGAAGAATAATCAGATCATGATTCAACCTAGCTGCTCCCTGACTCTAAAATCGGttacttttttgtttcttccttaatttttgaatttcattgagTTAGACTTACGTCTCATGTCTTCGTGATAACAAGTAAATTATGTTTGCGCCCCTTTAAATGTTTGATTTTACGAACGTCAAATTATTTCggatcagatttttcttttcaatgttTTTGAGCTAATTTATGAGTTTTTATGAAAGGAGCCTAacaataatatgaaattttaaaactacATTTCGTCCTTATCTGCATTGCTGGTGAAATCCTGTccaaaaatttagaaataaattattttttctaaaaggagaatttttattcaaaaaatggatcataataataaaaatttaaaaagacatAATTGTTATAAATCAATTGAACGAGTGGATAGTTACATGAGCAActattcatattcactaggtttaATGAACCTCTTTGAATaagaatatatgtatttattatgatacttaatatggtgactttaGGAGTTATTTCTTAACCTATAAATAggattgttcattcactattgaaagatatacatatgaaacttatatacatttgaataaaatgaaaattcctCTTCTATTTACTTCTTTAGTCTTtatctctttatgattatattcttatgatcttgattttataacaataaagaaaatttatcaattcataattttaattgtaCTACGTAAATTAATGAAACTTCTCTACATTTTTTCTAATTCttgttatttgtttgattttcataaatattttatatattttggtttctaattacataaattagaattttatatatgtttatccCGTTTATCtatacaaaatatatgaaaaaattcatGATAGATTATTAATCTATTAGTAAATGAAATATACAgaagtttttgaaaaattcttaaatatataaatactatacttattctatttgcatatttacaactaaaatatataaatagatagaAATATATAAATCGAAGCCTTTATATACGTACGTTATTACAACAAAAATGACTATTGATGAcatttaattgttaattatcGTTaactatgtatttttagcggcaattatcattctttatatatgtccctaaagtctttagcgaaatgaattttttatatatatcccTAAAATCTTTAGCAAAATTAATTCTAATAAC harbors:
- the LOC101259012 gene encoding uncharacterized protein isoform X1; translation: MDETSSPPATGNSSTSLTDVDMDALVHCASYLNLQDVSNMAMSSKYLQKAAYSDPVWESLFRQQWSPLVPSGLSHTSTERELYLSRRTDVLQFKFIDPEVVNFPIRAKPHENLCLDKDNIIFSEGSSLCVMNIDDFRHGEDSYDTLRGHTAKITSLRSIPFEETCLYSSKGQKSDNLFVTSSLDHSIRLWWKGSCQRSFRICNVSVSAISDKLLGDHPSKILASGGSDGIVRLWSLDCSGKRSQDDLKAVLYGHDKPAVLMSVAGHKTSLLVSISRNSKVIVWDTATSSANRSSCCVGKSTVPGAPKAMKCHESLIYIAAGTSVVAIDIRTMRQVFKVNHQEEVHSFQMLPEKSLMCTGLAQRAMLWDVRRGCDIHKGEAVAELDGHRGNVSLLHMDPYKIVSGGLKDFQVHVWETGNGRQLTSLNCCSLSDSRQGYRCSAMAVNGSRILTACNDGHFSDLCFRDFNNATIPSLSSDSSILQSKFWAPKSQSDTEE
- the LOC101259012 gene encoding mitochondrial division protein 1 isoform X2, giving the protein MCINRQQWSPLVPSGLSHTSTERELYLSRRTDVLQFKFIDPEVVNFPIRAKPHENLCLDKDNIIFSEGSSLCVMNIDDFRHGEDSYDTLRGHTAKITSLRSIPFEETCLYSSKGQKSDNLFVTSSLDHSIRLWWKGSCQRSFRICNVSVSAISDKLLGDHPSKILASGGSDGIVRLWSLDCSGKRSQDDLKAVLYGHDKPAVLMSVAGHKTSLLVSISRNSKVIVWDTATSSANRSSCCVGKSTVPGAPKAMKCHESLIYIAAGTSVVAIDIRTMRQVFKVNHQEEVHSFQMLPEKSLMCTGLAQRAMLWDVRRGCDIHKGEAVAELDGHRGNVSLLHMDPYKIVSGGLKDFQVHVWETGNGRQLTSLNCCSLSDSRQGYRCSAMAVNGSRILTACNDGHFSDLCFRDFNNATIPSLSSDSSILQSKFWAPKSQSDTEE